A window of Nomascus leucogenys isolate Asia chromosome 19, Asia_NLE_v1, whole genome shotgun sequence genomic DNA:
TTGGTGCCCTCGCCAGACCATGGCTGATGTCAGAGCTGGTTTCCTAGTGATTGCCCCTCAGGGTCTTCCTGCTTATCTACCCTACCCTGCCTGTGAGGGACACCTACTCACGCACCACCTGAAGTTGAGTTCCAGAAAGAAGACGCCAGGGATGAGGCTGTACATCTCCCTCCACACTCACCCTTGGTCTTGTGGGCCTGCTCTGGACTAGAGCTTCTGTTGAACTGAATGCCCAGCCCACCCCAAGGTGCAGGCTCCATGGGATGGGACAGGAGGGGCCTCTGCACTGCACCAAGCCTGCTTCCCAGAGTACTGGGAACTGAGGGTCAGGGCTGAGTATTGAACTTGGCTTGATGCCCTAGAAGTGATCTTGCTTGTTTTCCAGGGACAGAGGGTCTCACGGATGGCCCCGCTGCCAGGGGCAGAACTGGTTCAGAGGCCACTGCAGCTCTACCGATACTTGCTGCGCTGTTGCCAGCGGCTGCCAACCAAGGGCATCCAGGAGCATTACAAACATGCTGTCAGGCAGGTGCGAGCTGGGTCTACCGGGTCTGGGGGCTGCCTCTAATGGCAGGCTTGGGGGCGCGGGTCAGAGGCCAAGGCCAGGGCACAGAGTTAGTCTCTGAGATGGTGGTGAGGTGGCAGTGTGGTAACAGCCACAGGAAACCAGTGCTGGGCAGCCAAGCTCCTCTCTGTCCAGGAAACAGAGGGTGCATCACCCAGCACACCAGCTGTGCTAGGGCATGCATGAGGCCGCTAAGTGGGTAATTAAAATAGACTGTGGGGCACGACATCATTTAGTCAGGCATCCCTGCCAACAATACACAACTTGAATTTAATCCTGAGAAAACATCAGGTAAAACCAAATTGAGCGGCCATCTACCACATAACTAACAGGCCTGTACTCATCAAAAATGTCAGTGTCCTGAAACACAACACTGACATTTTTGATGTTCTGGATTAGAGAACTCAAGAGATATGGTGACTAAATGTAATGTATGATCCTagaccagaaaaaaaatgctgtaaagAATATTATTgggaaccaggcatggtggctcatgcctgtaatcccagcattttgggaagctaaggcaggcagattgagctcaggagttcaagaccaacctgggcaacatagcaagactttgtctctacagaaaaatcagtgaggtgggaggattgcttgagtccggagGTCGAGGccgcaatgagctgtgattgtgccactgcattctcacctgggtgacagagtgagaccctgcctcaaaaaagaaaaaaaaaaaagaatattactgGGGCAGTGCATGAAATTGGAATATGGGCTATAGATTATAGAGTTGTATCAATGTTGAGTCTTCTGAATTTGATTAGTGTGCTTATGTCAGAGAATGCCCTTGTCATTAGGAAATACACATGGGAATGTTTAGGGGTAAGGACAGGGTGTCTGCAACTTACTCTTAAATGCttctgaaaaaattaatacatacgTATATAAAGAGAATGATAAAGCGAGTGTAGCAAAATGTTAATCAGTGATTCTGGTAGGAAATTCTTTGTATTATTATCGCAACTTTCTGTAAGTGAGAAATCATTTCCAAACAGAAAGTTAGCTAAAATTCATACACATATaatatggaaagtaaaaaaaaaaaaattagaggtggTGGTAGCCACAGAGGGCTGTGGAAACATGGAGAAGGGAGCAGTTAGCTGTCTGGGGAATCAAGGAGGGCATGCCAGAGGTGGATGCTGAGGGGGCTCCTAAAGATGAGCAGGAGGATGTGTGGGGCTGGGAGTGAcaggggagggaggtgccaggtctttttttttttttgagacagagtttcactcttgttgcccaggctggagtgcagtggcgcgatctcggctcaccacaacctccgcctcttgggttcaagcgattctcctcccttagcctcccaagtagctgggattacaagcatgcaccaccacgcccgactaactttgtatttttagtagagatggggtttatcatgttggtcaggctggtctcgagctcccgacctgaggtgatctgcccgccttggcctcccaaagtgctgtgattacaggcatgagccaccatgcctggcgccagttctttttgaaaagcaaaagctgAATCTTAGGTTGCTTCTCAAGGTTGAACATCTGGTCAAAAGCAAACAGCATCCCATGCTCTGCATTGGGCCTGAGTGGATTTCCTGAGGCCACTCTCTCTACtacctcccctcccttccctgtgTAGCTCTCCTAGTACTGGGCTGAGAGAAGCCCTACTTCTTCCTCCCTGCTGTGAAGCCTATGCGGAGATCTCACCCTGGGGAAAGCAGCTTCTTCTGAGGAAGAGAGTTGTAAGTTTCCCCTTGGCCTCTACTGCCTGATAGCCTTTGGGCCTAGCTTGATTTGGCGGTAACTTGGGGGCCAGTCTTTTTGCACCTACCTTGGTGGCAGGAGTACATGCTTTGCAGTCACATAGACTAGGATTCAAATGCTATTATTCAGCAGCACGTGAGgatttctgagcctctgtttcctcatctctgtgTGGGATAATCATAACAGTCTATGGAGGATGAAGAGAGCTGCTGGGTATAAAGTGCCCAGCAGTGTCCCTGGCCTGTGATTGGTGCTCTGAAGCTGCCAGTCCTGGGAATTTTGCCTAGTCATCTTTCTTTATGCTTAAACTTGCAGAGTTTTCGGGTTCATTCAGATGAAGACAACCCCGAGAGAATCCAGCAGATTATTAAAAGAGCCATTGAAGATGCTGACTGGATCATGAACAAAGTAGGTGCTTGGCCCCTGGGCTCTGCCTGCGAGCTGGGGTGATGATGGCTGTGATCCCCATGACCACTAGAGGCCACTCCTGCCCCACAATTGAGAATGGTCCCCGTGGAGGAGGCCACCAGCCAGCTGCTTCCCTCCTCCAGAAGCTGAAAGGTGAAGGCATATCCCTTCTGGTTGCATTTATATTCTGCAAGTGGGGAGGGGCTCTCACTCTTCATCCTTAAAGGCAAATTTCTGCCCAACAGTGCTGATCGAGCTGAGAgggggcagcaggaaggagggaaagcTATAGTGCCAGAGCCGGCAGTGGCACTGTGATGCTGCAGAGAGGGAAGCTGTCCTCGGGGGGACTCCCTGTCTCTGGGGGGTATTCACACTGGGGCAGAATTATGGAGGAAACATTCAGTATGTTTTGGTGGAGGAAGGGAGTGAGTCAGGAATGTAGACTGGCGTCTTGGCGCTTAGATGCTGGTATTAGAAGGACCTAGAGAGTTGGAGTGTGCCCATACCTCCCTGTCCTTCTAACTCTCTCTTCAGAGTGAGTTATCActatcctccctccccagccccgtcAGCTTCCTTTTTCATTAAAGAAGAAAGGGAGTCCAGGCATGAACTAGCAATTTGGCTGCCCAGTGCCTCCTGCCTGGGTTTCACCACCTCCAAGAAGCCCCTGCAGGAGGCAGGTGAGGTCCAGATGATGGAGGCTTGAGGTTTCTCCAGAGTCCTCCTGCCCCTGTTGGCTTCCCTCCTCCACTTCGAATCTCTCTGTCTTGcagtataaaaaacaaaactgagagcTCCGAGGGTGAGCCTTCCTGGCCTCTGGAAGTTGAGAGGCTCCTCTTCTGGagctcagcagcagcagctggttTGGAAGATCCACTGGCCTTGTTGGCTGAAAGCCAGAAATCAGGGGCGAAGCTGACCTTGCTCCGGAGGCTCCTCTTGCCGCGGCCATGTTGCCAGCATCCTTTATGTTTGCACTTCCAGCCACTTACGATGTGAAATTTGGGGAGAAtgtggtatttttttgtttcttttgtgtgttttttatttttgtgtttttgttcttttacttttctctgaAAGTGATTCATTTATTCTGGAGATCTCTTTATCATTCTCTGAGTCCCAGAGCAGATGTCCCCTCAGGTAGCAACCTGTACAGAAGAAAGCACGTGGGTTTTAGAACCAGAcagatctggatttgaatcccagatGCAGTAAGATGAAGGTGAAGTGCCTCACACAAGATGTGGCACATGACAGTGCCTGAAGGGCTCCCTTCAAGGAAGCCGTCCTGCCCCGCCCCCTCCTCTGCTCCTGCAGCGCCCTGCACAGCTCTGCTCCCGCACGCACCACGTCGGGTCTCAGTTATTTGTTTCCGAGCTTGCCCTGTCCCTGCTTGTAGCCCCTGAGCCCTCACAGTTGTCACACACACAGCAGTCTGCCAAGGAGCTGCTTTTCCTGACTACTGTCCCTCCATGCCTAGGGAAGTCAAAGCCCTGGGCCTTGCCTTCAGGGAGTTGACAGTGTCCTTGAAGTGGTGAAGTGCCCACTACATGAACCAAGGAGAGACGCCAAAGCAGCTGCCGTGGACTCTGGTCTGTCCAAGCCTCTGCGCACCTGCAATCTCTTTCCACTGGCCCTTCCCTGCTTTGGCACCATTGTGGAAGAATGGAACGGAGGGGGAGAAGGTGGGTGTGCTCAGGGAGAACGGCCAGAGTGGCCAGAAGATGCAGAGAGAAGCCCCACTGGGATTTGAGTATTCCCCAAGGGCACTCAGCCACAGGGATGAACTAGTGTTTGTTTGTATCCTTGCAGTTATGTGACTTAAAGTGACTCAGAGGTATCTATGTGTGTGAGTGTACTCTGCTGGC
This region includes:
- the LYRM9 gene encoding LYR motif-containing protein 9 isoform X2, which codes for MAPLPGAELVQRPLQLYRYLLRCCQRLPTKGIQEHYKHAVRQSFRVHSDEDNPERIQQIIKRAIEDADWIMNKYKKQN
- the LYRM9 gene encoding LYR motif-containing protein 9 isoform X1, whose product is MAPLPGAELVQRPLQLYRYLLRCCQRLPTKGIQEHYKHAVRQSFRVHSDEDNPERIQQIIKRAIEDADWIMNKPRQLPFSLKKKGSPGMN
- the LYRM9 gene encoding LYR motif-containing protein 9 isoform X3 gives rise to the protein MMAVIPMTTRGHSCPTIENGPRGGGHQPAASLLQKLKAPSASFFIKEERESRHELAIWLPSASCLGFTTSKKPLQEAV